The Paenibacillus sp. MBLB1832 genome has a window encoding:
- a CDS encoding cupin domain-containing protein, whose translation MSNIGVWEAAEPGVTRCILKAEGGLMMMEVHFEPGAVGYQHSHVHEQMSYCLKGKIEFTIDGVVTVIEQGQTIYIPSGARHGVTALEDSALLDVFTPIREDLVKR comes from the coding sequence ATGTCTAATATCGGCGTATGGGAAGCAGCAGAACCAGGTGTAACACGGTGTATATTGAAGGCTGAAGGTGGCCTTATGATGATGGAGGTCCACTTTGAACCTGGTGCCGTCGGTTATCAGCACAGTCATGTGCATGAGCAAATGTCTTATTGTTTAAAAGGAAAAATCGAGTTTACTATCGATGGCGTTGTGACCGTGATTGAGCAAGGTCAAACGATTTACATACCGAGCGGAGCTAGACATGGCGTTACCGCATTGGAGGATTCTGCCTTGCTAGACGTCTTTACGCCAATTCGTGAGGATCTTGTTAAACGCTAG
- a CDS encoding LysE/ArgO family amino acid transporter, translating into MFSTVVHACLLGFGLILPLGVQNVFVFNQGASHRTYFGALPVILTAAVCDTILISAAVCGVSLMILTFDWLQTVLYALGFFFLLYIGWMLWRSQSQPESHQVQEKISPKKQMLFAASVSLLNPHAIIDTVGVIGTNSIQYAGGEKWAFTISIILVSWIWFFTLALAGRFVASRNGKGTLMSKLNKISAVIIWVVAIQMAIHLLYT; encoded by the coding sequence TTGTTCAGCACGGTTGTACATGCCTGTCTGCTCGGCTTCGGACTTATCCTGCCGTTAGGCGTGCAAAATGTATTTGTATTCAATCAAGGAGCCAGCCATCGTACTTACTTTGGCGCACTTCCTGTCATTCTCACTGCTGCGGTATGTGATACGATCCTCATTAGCGCTGCCGTATGCGGCGTTTCGCTCATGATACTCACATTCGATTGGCTGCAAACTGTACTCTATGCGCTGGGATTCTTCTTCCTTCTCTACATCGGGTGGATGTTGTGGAGAAGTCAATCACAGCCCGAAAGCCATCAGGTTCAAGAGAAAATCAGTCCCAAGAAGCAAATGCTGTTCGCAGCCTCTGTCTCATTATTGAATCCTCACGCCATTATCGATACGGTCGGTGTTATTGGAACCAACTCCATTCAATATGCTGGCGGAGAGAAGTGGGCGTTCACGATCAGTATCATTCTCGTCTCTTGGATTTGGTTCTTCACTCTAGCCCTAGCTGGCCGCTTCGTAGCTTCTCGAAATGGTAAGGGTACGCTCATGAGCAAATTAAATAAAATCTCAGCCGTGATTATCTGGGTTGTTGCCATTCAGATGGCTATTCATCTCCTCTATACGTAG
- a CDS encoding prenyltransferase, translating into MNNLSLFLKASRFRVIPVMVIPVVLGGLGAIVWNDTFHPYLFVLTFIGSIAAHLFSNMINDLWDFRNGIDTAAKETASAISTNSGFLANGTITLRLFSFVTWAIFALALVCGLILSLTSGWLVLLFGGLGGLIAYFYVAPPIKFGYRGKGYSEIAILLSFGILPTLGSYYVQTMQVDYRPLLLSLPIGLFTTLILFNHHFLHWQADRTAGKRTLVVVWGEKRALLFSKSLCALSYIVLITCVLVGVFPYYTLIALLTAVPLIKVYRNLKSENPSPAYLPLMGASLKATTRSGLIMMLALVVQAILN; encoded by the coding sequence ATGAATAACCTATCATTGTTCCTGAAAGCATCCCGGTTTCGGGTTATTCCCGTCATGGTCATTCCCGTTGTGCTAGGTGGATTAGGAGCTATTGTATGGAACGATACGTTTCATCCGTATTTATTTGTTTTAACGTTTATCGGTTCAATTGCTGCGCATTTATTCTCCAATATGATTAATGATTTGTGGGACTTTCGTAATGGTATCGACACAGCAGCCAAGGAGACAGCATCTGCAATCTCAACAAACTCGGGCTTTTTGGCGAATGGAACGATAACGTTACGTTTATTTAGCTTTGTGACGTGGGCCATATTCGCTCTTGCTCTTGTTTGCGGGCTTATTTTAAGTCTTACCAGCGGCTGGCTCGTGCTTTTATTTGGCGGGTTAGGTGGATTGATCGCGTATTTCTATGTAGCGCCGCCTATTAAATTTGGTTACCGCGGTAAAGGCTATAGTGAAATTGCCATTCTCTTATCTTTTGGTATTTTGCCTACGTTAGGTAGTTATTATGTTCAAACGATGCAGGTCGATTACCGTCCACTTCTCTTATCACTACCGATCGGCTTATTTACGACTTTGATTTTATTTAATCATCATTTTCTTCATTGGCAAGCAGATCGCACCGCAGGTAAACGAACCCTAGTTGTTGTCTGGGGCGAAAAAAGAGCATTGCTCTTTTCCAAATCCTTATGTGCACTTTCGTATATCGTACTTATTACTTGTGTGCTCGTTGGCGTATTCCCTTATTATACACTGATCGCTTTGCTAACAGCCGTGCCTTTGATCAAGGTGTATCGGAATTTGAAGTCAGAGAATCCATCTCCTGCCTATCTTCCTTTGATGGGAGCGTCATTAAAGGCTACGACC
- a CDS encoding L-rhamnose mutarotase produces MFPLTNSGKFAWTWTIREEDLEEYVSMHLAPWPEILEEHTKAGIRDYSIFQNGNQFFYCFLCDDLDAAFAYLAESEACNRWNAITSKMVVGSFDFREAVPIQPMREVFYLK; encoded by the coding sequence ATGTTTCCGTTGACGAACAGTGGTAAATTCGCGTGGACGTGGACGATTCGCGAAGAAGATTTAGAAGAATATGTAAGCATGCACTTGGCACCGTGGCCAGAAATTTTGGAAGAGCACACTAAAGCGGGCATTCGGGATTATTCCATTTTTCAAAATGGGAATCAATTCTTCTATTGTTTCCTCTGTGATGATTTGGACGCAGCATTCGCTTACTTGGCTGAAAGTGAAGCTTGCAACCGCTGGAACGCAATTACTTCTAAGATGGTCGTAGGTTCCTTCGATTTTCGAGAAGCGGTACCGATTCAACCGATGCGTGAAGTTTTTTATCTCAAATAA